From the genome of Faecalibacterium prausnitzii:
GCCTTGTCCTCAGACTGGGTCTCGGTCTTCTTGACTTCGCCGTTGTCATCGACGTCGTCCATGCCTTCCTTGAAGTTCTTCATGGTCTTGCCGAACATCTTGCCCAGCTTCGGCAGGTTCTTGGGTCCAAAGATGACCAGAACGATGATCAGAACGATGATAAGCTCCTGAGGTCCGATTCTCATAATAAAATCTCCTTTTTCCTCTTGCCGCGCCGTGCGGGCGGGCTGATTTACAATGTATCGTACAACCGCGGGCGCGGGTGCATCCAAATAGGGGCTGTTATGCCTTGGCCTCTTCCGCCGGGGCAGCGGCCTCGGCTTCCTGGGCGGGGGCAGCTTCCGCAGCCGGGGCGGGCGCTTCCGTTTCGGCGGGCTTTTCTGCGGCCTTCACGGGTTCCGCAGCCTCAGCCGGTGCTTCCTCCGCCTTCGCAGACTCTTCTGCGGGAGCAGCCTCGGCCTTGGCAGGCTCTTCGGGCAGCTCCTCCACGGCATCTTCCAGCTCGGTGACCTCTTCGGCCTCCTCGGCCTTCTTGGCCTCTTCCTTGCTGGTCTTGCCGATGTTGGTGAAGCTCTTGGTCACATCCTTCATGCTGTCGTCGATGTCCTTCTTGAGGTCCGTCAGGGGGGCGACCGCCTCCTTGATGGGAGCCTGGATCTCGTTCAGCGGCTCGACGACGTTCTTCTGGATCTCTTCGGAGGCTGCGCCGGTGTACTTCTTCAGCTCACGCAGCATCTTGCCGAGCTTGCGTGCGTACTCCGGCAGCTTATCCGGGCCGATGACCACGAACGCAACGATCACGACAAGGATCAGCTCTGTAAAACCAATTTTCATAGCGTTCCAATTCCTTTCCTCAAACACAGGCCGTTCTTTTTGGGGTCTGCATTGCTGTACGGTTCTGGGGTTTGGCGCAGCGGTGCGCCTTTCGTTGCCCTATGTATACCGGATGTCAATGAACTGTATATGAATTTATTTTGAACAGTTTATGAACAAGACAGATTTGTCCCTCTTTTTCTAAACAAAGTCAAAATTTCAGCGATTATATTACAGTCCGGAAATCAAAAAACAGCCCCGGCGTCATGTCCGGGGCCGTCGTTCTCACCGTTCAACGGACTGGGTTCGTCAGGGTTCCGATGCCGTCGATCTCGCACCGCACGACATCGCCGGGGACGAGGAACTGCGGCGGGTCCATCCCCATGCCGACGCCCGCCGGGGTGCCGGTGGCGATGAGGGTGCCCGCCTTCAGGGTCATCCCCTGCGAAAGCTCCGCGATGACGTGGTCGATGTCAAAAATCTGCAGGCCGGTGTTGGAGTCCTGCCGCTTCTCGCCATTGACGAAGCTGCGGATGCCCAGTCTGGGCGGATAGGTCTCGAACTCGTCCGCCGTGACGATGCAGGGCCCGATGGGTGTGAAGCCGTCCAGACTCTTGCCGAAATACCACTGCTTGTGGGCCGTCTGGACATCGCGGGCCGAGACGTCGTTCAGGATGGTGTAGCCGAAGACGACGTCCTTCGTCTGCCCGGCAGGCACATCTTTGGCATCTCTGCCCAGCACCACAGCCAGCTCGCATTCGTAGTCCAGCTTCTTCACAAGGTCGGTGTGGGCCTCGATGAAGCCGCCGTCCGGCACCGCCCGCGTGACCCGCTTGGAAAAGTAGATGGCATTCTGATGCCGGGTCGCAAAGGCGTCGGCGGAATACTTTTCCGCCTCGTCCGAGTGGGCCATGTAGTTGATGCCCAGGCAGATGACGTCCTGCGCCGGGACCGGGATGGGGCTTTCCAGCGTGACGGCCTCGATGGGCAGGGCCGGGATACCCGCAATGGCCAGCGACAGGCCCGCCCGCACCTGCGGGGTCAGGAACGGGATGGCGTCGGACAGCGTCTCATAGCGCAGGCCCAGCCAGCTCAGCGGCCAGACCTGACGGCCATCTGCCGACAGGATGGCCGGGTCTTCGATGCCGTCCGGCAGACGGCAGGTGACAAAGCGCATGGGGGAAGCCTCCTCTCAGTGCCGATAGGCGATGGCGTTTTGGATGCGGTCAGCTTCCGCCGGGCCGGCCAGCTGGCGGACCAGCTCCAGCGCAAAGGGGATGGCGCCGCCGAGACCGTAGCTGGTGGTGATGCTGCCATCCACCACGACCTCTTCGTCGTGGACGACGGCCCCGGCCAGCTTGTCCTGGAACCCGGCGTGGGCGGTGGCGTTCCGACCCTCCAGCAGGCCCAGCGAAGCCAGGATGCTGGGGGCCGCGCAGATGGCCGCCACCTTCCGGCCTGCCCTGGCAAAGGCGGTGCAGGTGTCGGTCACGGTCTTGTTGGCGGCAAGGTTCGGGGTGCCGGGGATGCCGCCGGGCAGGACGACCATGTCCACGTCGGAATAATCCACCTCTTCGGCCAGAGCGTCGGCGGTCAGGTGGATGTTATGGCTGCTGACCAGCTCCCTGCGGCCCATGGCAGACGCCACGATGACCTCGACTTTGGCGCGGCGGAGAAGGTCCACCACCAGCAATGCCTCACACTCCTCGGTGCCATCGGCGAAAAAGACAACTGCTTTGCTCATTGTATCTGCTCCTTCCTGCGGCCCTGCTGTGCGCTGTGCGCAGCAGGGGATAAAAAAGCGCACCGCGGGCGGAGTGCTCCCCTGCCCCGCCGTGCGCGGTCCTGCATTATTCCTCGGTGGGTGCCTCGGCCTTTTCTTCCAGCAGGCGGCGCAGCACGCTGTCCTCCCTGCTGATGACCCGGCTGACCCGGCTGATGATGGCGCTGGACGCGCCGATGTTGCCCATGATGCTGGTGTAGCTCTGCTTGCTGACCAGCTTTTCTGCGATGTTGTAGCGCTGCTCCATTGCACTCAGCTCGGCGTAGCTGCACACATCCTGCAAAAAGCGATAGCATTCTTCCGGCGTTTTCAGTTCCAGCAGTGCCGAATACAGGCCGGACTCTCCGGTGGGATGATCTTTTGCCATGGCTCGTTTCCTCCCTTGTCGTTTTGGTGGGGGTCTGGCCCGCGATGGGCACTTCATTGCACTACATTAGTGTAGTACAAACGCAGGAAAATTGCAATGGGAAATTTCAGAGCATCTTTTCCATTTCGGTCAGCTGCATGGAGATGCCGCCCACCGCGTTCTCCACGGGCTTGAGCAGCCGGTAGCCCCGCGCCTTGAAGAACTGCTGCACCGGCAGGCACTTGGTGTGCACCTCGCAGCAGACGCGGCCC
Proteins encoded in this window:
- a CDS encoding twin-arginine translocase TatA/TatE family subunit, which encodes MRIGPQELIIVLIIVLVIFGPKNLPKLGKMFGKTMKNFKEGMDDVDDNGEVKKTETQSEDKAEKKDEE
- a CDS encoding fumarylacetoacetate hydrolase family protein; amino-acid sequence: MRFVTCRLPDGIEDPAILSADGRQVWPLSWLGLRYETLSDAIPFLTPQVRAGLSLAIAGIPALPIEAVTLESPIPVPAQDVICLGINYMAHSDEAEKYSADAFATRHQNAIYFSKRVTRAVPDGGFIEAHTDLVKKLDYECELAVVLGRDAKDVPAGQTKDVVFGYTILNDVSARDVQTAHKQWYFGKSLDGFTPIGPCIVTADEFETYPPRLGIRSFVNGEKRQDSNTGLQIFDIDHVIAELSQGMTLKAGTLIATGTPAGVGMGMDPPQFLVPGDVVRCEIDGIGTLTNPVR
- a CDS encoding DJ-1 family glyoxalase III: MSKAVVFFADGTEECEALLVVDLLRRAKVEVIVASAMGRRELVSSHNIHLTADALAEEVDYSDVDMVVLPGGIPGTPNLAANKTVTDTCTAFARAGRKVAAICAAPSILASLGLLEGRNATAHAGFQDKLAGAVVHDEEVVVDGSITTSYGLGGAIPFALELVRQLAGPAEADRIQNAIAYRH
- a CDS encoding YerC/YecD family TrpR-related protein — its product is MAKDHPTGESGLYSALLELKTPEECYRFLQDVCSYAELSAMEQRYNIAEKLVSKQSYTSIMGNIGASSAIISRVSRVISREDSVLRRLLEEKAEAPTEE